The segment GCCTGGAACGATCCAGCCGCGGTGATGACGTCTCGCTGCGTGACGAGTCCGAATACCTCATCGCCGGCCTCGACGACGACGTTTCGGATGTTTTCACGCCCCATCATCGTCGCCGCGTCAGCGAGCGACCGGTCCGGACCGAGCGAGATGACGGGCGCGGTCATCGCGTCACCGACCGTCGTCTCCGTGGGGTCGTCTTCATCAGCCATGATGCCGAGGACGTCCCACTCGGTCATGATACCAACCGGCTCCGAGCCGCGAACGACGAGAACACAACTTGCACGCTCTTCGCGCATTAGCTGTACCGCCGCGAGGACGGTGTCTGACTCGCTGACACCGACGTATTCGGTCGTCAGGACGTCCCTGACCGACAGTTCCGATTCCATGTGTGAACAATACCCACGGACCGGCTAAAAGCTACTCCCGCTACACTTAAGCACGCATCCCCCGAATGTAGGTGGTTAGCCGGTTCGAGCCGCTACCACTCGAGTTCGACGCGCGTTCCGTCGGCACGACAGGTCTCGAGGGCGTGTTTCGCCGCGAACCCCGCATCGTGAGCGCTGATACCGCGGCCGACGCCGACCTGAAGTTCGACGTCGACGGCCGCTTCGACGTGCTGGATTGCCGTTTCGTACTCCGATCGCTCGAGATCGGGACAGACGACGATGATGTTGTCGCCGCCGACGAAAAACGAGAGGCTCTCGTGGTCGGAACGCATGTGGCGCATGAGTTCCGCATAGCCCTGTTCGATATGGATGAAGCTGTCGAACGCGTTGAGTTCGTCCGTGTACTGCCCCGTCGCGTCCACGACGTCGAAGTGGGCGATCTGGACGTCGTCGTCGGTTCTGTGGGCGTCGTCGATGACGCGGCCCTCGAGGCACTCTCGTCGGCTCTTGTCCTGTGCACTGCCGGCGTCCTGGACGAGCGACGTGGCATCCGAGAGCGCCTGTACCGGTGAGGTGCCAGTCGCAACGCCGAGACTGAGGGTGACCGGATAGCGATTCCCCATCGTTTCCTGCAGGAGCCGGTGGTCCGACATCGAGAGACCGTTCGTGACCGCGATCATGTTGTCAAAACGGGTGAAGAAGACGTACCCGTCGCGGTTGCCCACGAACTGCGAGATGTCGGCGTACAGGCGAGATTGGAGCGTCTGGAGGTCGGCTTCCCGCCTCGGTTCGGGCGTTACGGTCCACGGCCCGTAGTTGTCGATCTGAACGAGCGTAACCTGCGTATTAGTCACGGTAGCGGTCTCTTTCGAACCCCGTCGTATAAGTGATACGTAATCCAGATTCGTGATGGATGCGCGTGGTCCGCGACGCCTCCGACTTCGTCCGAGATCGTACGACGGTGTACCAGCGTTTCGGTCCTAGAAGCCTTTTCCGAGCATCTCGCGAGCGATGATGTTCTTCTGAATTTCGGTCGTTCCCTCGTAGATCTGGGTGATCTTGGCGTCGCGGTAGAGGCGTTCGACGGGGAAGTCGTTGACGTACCCCGCGCCACCGTGGATCTGGACCGCCTCGTCCGCGACGTCGACGGCGACGCGGGAGGCGTGCTCTTTGGCCATCGACGCCAGCTTCGTGATGTCTTCGCCCTGATCGACCTTCCAGGCGGCCTTGTAGGTCAGGTTGCGGGCCGCTTCGGTGTCCGTCGCCATCTCCGCGAGTTTGTGCTGGATCGCCTGGAACTCCGAGATCGATTTCCCGAACTGTTCGCGATCCGTGGCGTACTCGAGGGCTGCCCGGATCGCACCTTTGGCGATCCCGACGCCCTGTGCGGCGACGGCGGTACGGGTCTCATCGAAGAACTGCATCTGTTGCATGAACGCGGCATCGCGCGTTCCGATGAGGTTCTCTTCCGGGACACGAACGTCGTCGAAGACGAGTTCGGCGGTGTCGGAGGCGCGGATACCGAGTTTCCCGGTGATCTTTTCGGCCGAAAAACCCTCGCGATCGGACTCGACGACGATCTGACTGAAGCCGTTGTACCGTCCCTGTGC is part of the Natrarchaeobius halalkaliphilus genome and harbors:
- a CDS encoding GTP cyclohydrolase III, whose product is MTNTQVTLVQIDNYGPWTVTPEPRREADLQTLQSRLYADISQFVGNRDGYVFFTRFDNMIAVTNGLSMSDHRLLQETMGNRYPVTLSLGVATGTSPVQALSDATSLVQDAGSAQDKSRRECLEGRVIDDAHRTDDDVQIAHFDVVDATGQYTDELNAFDSFIHIEQGYAELMRHMRSDHESLSFFVGGDNIIVVCPDLERSEYETAIQHVEAAVDVELQVGVGRGISAHDAGFAAKHALETCRADGTRVELEW
- a CDS encoding CBS domain-containing protein — translated: MESELSVRDVLTTEYVGVSESDTVLAAVQLMREERASCVLVVRGSEPVGIMTEWDVLGIMADEDDPTETTVGDAMTAPVISLGPDRSLADAATMMGRENIRNVVVEAGDEVFGLVTQRDVITAAGSFQATMTPTRSSASTGSVSTANEVDTEESVTRSVSEAADERALPNGGDEFSTQGVCEACGSLSDALWDANGRLVCSDCRSV
- a CDS encoding acyl-CoA dehydrogenase family protein; its protein translation is MEFGLSDEQRQIRDEVTRFAENEIVPVAADHDENETYPYDVVESAAEMGLTGAYIPIDYGGAGYSILDTAIITEELFSYDPGIALSIVSTSFGCEAIMNFGTEDQKERFLEPVALGEKISGAAISEPDTGSDVSSVSTRAEKDGDEWVINGTKMWITNGSVGDFFVVLCETDPDAQGRYNGFSQIVVESDREGFSAEKITGKLGIRASDTAELVFDDVRVPEENLIGTRDAAFMQQMQFFDETRTAVAAQGVGIAKGAIRAALEYATDREQFGKSISEFQAIQHKLAEMATDTEAARNLTYKAAWKVDQGEDITKLASMAKEHASRVAVDVADEAVQIHGGAGYVNDFPVERLYRDAKITQIYEGTTEIQKNIIAREMLGKGF